A stretch of Geomonas oryzisoli DNA encodes these proteins:
- a CDS encoding sigma-54-dependent transcriptional regulator, producing the protein MSVQGNNKGAADLILLVDDEPQILFGSSVMLRQAGFGRVRTLDDIRQLLPLLAEEQPGVIVLDLQMPYISGKEMLGELGCGYPGIPVIIVTAANELETAIDCMKLGAFDYIVKPVDSTRFITSVRKALDRNTMQREIESLRESLLTGRPANEEAFSGIKTRSPRMKAIFSYLEAVAPTEQPVLITGETGVGKELIARALHELSGRRGAFVPVNSAGVDDHIFSDTLFGHKKGAFTGADHARDGMIVRAAGGTLFLDEIGEMSLPTQVKLLRLLQEGEYYPLGADHPSANQARVVVATNRDLSAAIHEGSFRRDLYYRLCAHQVHIPPLRERTEDIPLLLETFVEEAAHTLHKEVPEYPYELASLLTGYSFPGNVRELRALVFDVVTRHQRGKLSLAPFRDSIGVGLPALAPDADDGGGWLNLAAGFPTLAQLTQSLIEAALKRSGGNQRAAAELLGISRQALNQRISKK; encoded by the coding sequence ATGTCAGTACAGGGAAACAACAAGGGCGCGGCAGACCTGATCCTATTGGTGGACGACGAGCCCCAGATACTGTTCGGATCGTCCGTGATGCTGCGGCAGGCGGGGTTCGGGCGGGTGAGGACGCTGGACGACATCCGCCAACTCTTGCCGCTTTTGGCGGAGGAACAACCGGGGGTGATCGTACTCGACCTGCAGATGCCTTACATCTCGGGTAAGGAGATGCTCGGGGAGCTCGGCTGCGGGTATCCGGGCATTCCGGTGATCATCGTCACGGCGGCCAACGAGTTGGAAACCGCCATCGACTGCATGAAGCTCGGGGCCTTCGACTACATCGTCAAGCCGGTCGATTCCACCCGGTTCATCACCAGCGTCAGGAAGGCGCTGGACCGCAACACCATGCAACGCGAGATCGAGTCGCTGCGCGAGTCGCTTTTGACCGGCAGGCCCGCCAACGAGGAGGCCTTCTCCGGTATCAAGACCAGGAGTCCGCGCATGAAGGCGATCTTCAGCTATCTGGAGGCGGTGGCTCCCACCGAGCAGCCGGTGCTGATCACGGGCGAAACCGGCGTCGGCAAGGAACTGATCGCGCGCGCCCTGCACGAGCTGAGCGGGCGCCGGGGGGCCTTCGTCCCGGTCAACAGCGCGGGCGTCGATGACCACATCTTTTCCGACACCCTCTTCGGGCACAAGAAGGGGGCCTTCACCGGCGCCGACCACGCTCGCGACGGCATGATCGTCCGTGCCGCCGGGGGGACGCTCTTTCTCGACGAGATCGGGGAGATGTCCCTTCCCACCCAGGTGAAGCTCTTGCGCCTTTTGCAGGAAGGGGAGTACTACCCGCTTGGGGCCGACCACCCCTCCGCCAACCAGGCCCGCGTGGTGGTGGCGACCAACCGCGACCTCTCCGCGGCCATCCACGAGGGGAGTTTTCGCCGCGACCTCTACTACCGGCTTTGCGCCCACCAGGTGCACATCCCCCCGCTGCGCGAACGGACCGAGGACATCCCGCTGCTTTTGGAGACCTTCGTGGAGGAGGCGGCGCACACGCTGCACAAGGAGGTCCCGGAGTACCCGTACGAACTGGCGAGTCTCCTCACCGGCTACAGCTTCCCGGGCAACGTGCGGGAACTGCGCGCACTGGTCTTCGACGTGGTGACCCGGCACCAGAGAGGGAAGCTTTCCCTGGCTCCCTTCCGCGACTCCATCGGGGTGGGGCTTCCGGCCCTGGCCCCGGATGCCGACGATGGGGGGGGATGGCTGAACCTTGCCGCAGGGTTCCCCACCTTGGCGCAGCTCACCCAAAGCCTCATCGAAGCAGCGCTCAAGCGCTCGGGGGGGAACCAGAGGGCCGCAGCGGAACTTTTGGGGATCAGCCGCCAGGCGCTCAATCAGAGAATTAGCAAGAAATAA